The window ACATACTCTGGCTTCTTAATGACACCCGGTACTCTGTCTCCAGACTAGCTGCCCAGAGTGTCATGTGCATCGTGCCCCTCTTCTTAGATGGCAACACCTCCTTTCTACCTGAGAATAGCTTCCCAAGCCGATTCCAGCCATTCCAGGTAATAATCTAATAGCTCTGATGGTCTGAATCTTGGAGTTTATATCCTTTAAACTCAACTTTAGGACTATTCTGGGATGGGCATAGGGACATACATGCCTGCTACCAGTAAGACAGGCTCATCAGAGCTCTTCTTCCTTCACAGAGTGGCTCCTCTACACAGAGGCGACTGGTTGCACTGCTTACAGCTTTTGTCTGCTCCCTGCCACGAAATGTAAGTGGGCACATTTGAGACTCTGGAACTCAGATGACCTTGGGCTGAGCTTGGCCACAGGCTAAGCTTTCTTGCTTCCCCCATTTAAAGAAGTTCTTTTCCATGCTGATCTCTGATGTCACTTTCTATTGAGTATTTCTTGGAGTTCAAGTGTCTTCTGGGTCCATTACATGGCCAGGTTTTCTATAGGTGGAAATCCCTCAGCTGAACCGACTCATGCGGGAGCTTCTGGAGCAGAGCTGCTGCCACAGCTGCCCCTTTTCTTCCACTGCCGCCGCCAAGTGCTTCGCAGGACTCCTCAACAAGCACCCTCCAGGTACTGGGCTGGGCCTGGGGTAGAAGCCTTTCTTTGTCACCTAGTGGTGAAATCTACACGTTTAGTTCTTGTTCTCCGTAAAGGAACTCATAATGACTTCAGTTACTGTCCTCAGACAGTCTTGTCAGAGACTAGAGTTTGGCAGAGCATTTCAGGGTTCAAAACAAGAATAGAAGGAGCACGTTCAACTCACTTCTGCCATCTTATTCCATCATGGTGCTATTaagaataattctttaaaaatagatttgtttgtgaaacagaagagatggctcagtaattaggAGTATGTACTAGATTCCTGGATCAGTTCTCAGCAGCCATGTCAGAAATCTTACGACAGCCTCTAAGTCTAGCTCCAAAAGAtaatgacaccctcttctagactCCAGGACTACCTGCACTCAGACGTATTAGctgtacacagacatatgcatgCCTATACTtaaagacaatagtaaaaatatttttaaaaggtgcttGTCTTACacgtgtgggggtggggtgggggggatgggtggagggcatttgatcccctggaactgaagtcacatgTGGTTGTGAACTACTGTGTGGGTTCTTGGAGACATAtgctggtcttctgcaagaacaactagtactctctcaactgctgagccttcttttcTAGCCTCCGTGGTGTAAGTCTTTATTGGAGTAGAAACTCTCCTCAGGCACCAGCACCTTGCTATTGAGAGTACTGCAGCAGACTCTGCTACTGGCATTCTGTCATTTTGATTGTCTTTTTCTAATAGCTTCTCAAGTACTGTGCTCGTAAATGATTTACATCCTTTGTCACTAAAGGAAAAAACTACATTGTCCTTGTAACATTATGTACCTTTCTTCTTAGGGCAGCAGTTGGATGAATTCCTCCAGCTTGCTATGGACACAGTGGAGACTGGCCTGGCCTCTGGATCTTCTCGTAATCAGGCTTTCGCTCTGCTGCTCTGGGTGAGGAGGTAGCATAGACGCTGGTTAGATAGACAAAATATTCACGTTTGTCCCTCTTCTACTGTTGTGTTAAAATACCATGACTGAGATACCTtataaaaaaagtatttaattgggttTACAACTGGTCTTGGGGTCAGAGGCATGACAGCTGGAATGGCTGtgggctcacatcttgatccaaaatcaggaggcagagaaagatgcTGTGGCTTGAgtcttgaaatctcaaagcaTGCCTCAATGACATACTTTTCCAGCAAAGCCAAACCTAATCTCTGAacagccaccaactggggaccaagtatgcAAATGGCTAAGACTTATGGaagacatctcattcaaactacaAAAGCCCCTGAGCCACCATTTGTAACAAGTGTGCTTGGAGTTCTGGAGTTTGAATATCAgaccctgacttctcttttctctgcttacAGGTAACCAAGGCTTTAGTCCTTAGATACCATCCTCTCAGCACCTGCCTTACCACCCGAGTAAGTCTTTCCTGATACATGACTGGAATCTAAACAACAACCTCCTTTTGATCCCATTTCCCTCTTACTAGTATTTTTGTTGGGCATGGTACCACATGCCTTTTACCCAAGGcacttaggcagaggcaggcagacctctgagtatgaggccagcctggtctgcctaGAGAGTTCTAACCAGGGCAAACAGAGCTACccgtcttaaaagaaaaaaatatattatttgtatattttgcttgtgtgtacAATGCTTGCCTGCTGCCCAAGGAGAGCAGAGGACATAGCCAGATACCCTGGAAATAGGGTATAAATGTTTGTAAgacaccttgtgggtgctgggaactgaacccaagttctCTAAATGAACAGTAAGAGATTTCAACCACTGTCCACCTATCCAGCCCCTTGTTTATTATTCTTATAAGGCTTTCATCCTTTTTACTATTTGAGAGAGTTTTCTTTCCAGCATACCTCAAaggcttttttatttatgtatttattttggtccCACCAGCTCATGGGCCTCCTCAATGATCCAGAACTAGGCCCTGCAGCAGCCGATGGCTTCTCTCTACTCATGTCTGACTGCACTGATGTGTTGACTCGTGCCGGCCATGCTGATGTTCGGATTATGTTCCGCCAGCGGTTCTTCACAGACAATGTGCCTGCTTTGGTCCAAGGCTTTCATGCTGCTCCCCAAGGTGTCTGAAAGCTGAACCCCAAATCCATGGACATCTCCTTGGCCAGTCTCTACAGTAATTTAAGATCCAGATACTTTATCGTCAGAGTGATCTGCACCCACAAAGCCACACTTTCATCCCTTTTCCTTGATGGGTACATCGGAGCTATTGTGAGCTCAAGAATCTTAGAGAGAGAAAACCAACATGTTCATGTGGAAGCCAAAAGTCAACGTCAGCtatcttttattacatttttttaactGCATACTACACAGTATGTCTTGTGGaggtctttccttccaccacgtaGATCCCAAGGTTTGAACTCAAAATCGTCAGGCTTAACAGCAGGTGCCATTACCTTGCTGGTCTGATTGCTCTTCCATTGTTTACATGtttgttatgtgtatgtgctCAGGGATCAAAGAACAGCTTGTAAAAGTTATGCCAGATGGGTTCCagagattgagctcaggtcataCAGGCAAGAGCCTTTACCTAAGAAGCTATCTTGCCAGCTGTTCTACTTCAATTTTTGAGAGATCTCTCAGTCAGCTTAGattggctagccagcaagccccaggtgcTCTGTCCACTCCCCCAAGACTGGCATTACATGTGTGCGTTTCCCTGCCACATTTAACATGTTTACATAAGGCTCagtgggacttgaactcaagtcTATATGTTCACAAAAAGCACTTTATCCCCGAGCTATCTTCCCTGGCCTCAACTCCATCTTTAAACAGGTCTCCtgctgtagatcagactggccttgattccccctgcctcagcctgctgagcCCTGTAACTATTGCCTTCAGCTATCACACTCCCTACTCATTATAGGCTGATATTCTCAAACAGAATGTCTAACCCCAGTTTTTTTCTTAAgcatcatctttttctttttccctcagaTGTGAAGCCAAACTATCTAAAGGGTCTGTCTCATGTACTCAACAGGCTGCCCAAGCCTGTGCTTTTACCAGAGCTGCCCACAGTGAGTTCTACAATCACCCCTCAGAAAGGGAGAGGGCAGATAAAGATCTAAGACCATAATGTACATCCCATTTCCATTGGTTCTTAGCTCCTTTCCTTGCTGCTGGAGGCACTGTCCTGCCCTGATTCCGTGGTCCAGATTTCTACTCTCAGctgtctccagccccttctaCTGGAAGCACCCCAGATCATGAGTCTTCATGTTGATACTCTGGTCACCAAATTCCTGACCCTCAGCTCCAGTCCTTCAATGGTGCGTTGAGCCCCAGCACATCCTTTAGTACCTTTCTCCTTTTGTCTGCCCTGACCTCATTTGTGTTCCAGGCTGTCCGGATTGCTGCTCTGCAGTGTATGCATGCCCTCACTCGCCTGCCCACTCCTGTGGTAAGTCTCGGGAGTCAGAAATGCTTGTTTAATGCTGTTGTCCAAGCTGGCCTGACTTGCTATAATCATCCTACTTCAGTCTTGGGGTTACAAGTGTGGACTGCCACACCTGGTTGAGTACTTACTTGCTTTCAAGTGAGATTAGCTACCCAATTCTGTGTGAGAAGATAGAACTACATACATCGTACACATAAACATAGACTCCcctacaccttgaactcagaatgGATCCAGTAAATCCTGACCACCTCGTAACACTGGTAATCCTGCCTCTTCCCATCAATTTAGAATCATTAAAGGATAAGGCACATGGGATATATTTAATGTGTGAGGCTGGAGTTCAAACTTTCAGATTAAAGGGGGGACATAGAGCTTAAGAGATGGCTCAttacttaagagcactgactatcctaggtttgattcccaggtttgattcccagcacccacatggcagctcacaaccatttgtaacagTCTTAGGGGATACACCcatatattaaaaacatattaaaaaatgtgggccgggcggtggtggcacacacctttaatccctgcacttgggaggcagaggcaggcggatctctgtgagttcgagaccagcctggtctacaagagctagttccaggacaggctccaaaaccacagagaaaccctgtctcaaaaaaccaaaaaaaaaaaaaaaaaaaaatgtgggtcaCATTTCACTTCCATCAGGATGTGAGTTATAGGTGTCAGAGAAGCAGAATTTCCTATTTCTCATTCCAGCAAGAGTTAAGAtgatgtcctctgacttcacagCTACTGCCATACAAATCCCAGGTGATCCGGGCCTTAGCCAAGCCTCTGGATGACAAGAAGAGACTTGTACGCAAGGAAGCAGTGTCTGCAAGGGGAGAATGGTAAGCTGTAGACTGAAGGAAGTGGTGGGACCAAAGAAAACCTCAAGATAATGTTGCAACATTATTTGTGCCTACAGGTTTCTGCTGGGGAGCCCAGGTAGCTGAACCCTTGGTCCTGGCCTAGCCCCTTCTAACAATCTAACCTGCAGGGACTAACTATTGAGTCATCCAGTCATCCTCCAAGGCAAGGAGACCACTGACCTGTCTTCCCCATGGATGCAGTACAGATGCTGGATCCCTCATGCATGGCTGTGCAAGACAAGACACTTGAGTCCTGATTTGTAGTGGATTGTTGAAGAAACTGAATGGGCCTTGTATTTGAGGAAAAGATGTTGGATTTTGGAGCCCTCCTATATCAGGAAAAGGGAGCTGTCCTGCTGAAGGGTGAATGCAATTGAGTGTGACCTTGGGAGCCAGGGATGGTGTTTTAAGTGTGTTCATTTGCCAgagaataaaaagatttttttttttttttttttggtaatgggTGGATTGGCATATATTTCCTTTATTCTACATATACATAGCACATAAGAGTTCTGGAGAGCCTCTAGCTCTTCAAAATAAGGAGACACCAAACTTAGCAGGCCTTCTTTATCTAGACCTCCCCGACACCAAGGCAAACACAGAAGCTATTCATCTTTACAAATCAAATGCCTTTATTTTTGCTCCTTCTGCAGCACGTGAGAAATGGCAGTGGCCTTGGCAATAGACTTACTGTTTTTGTCCCATTCAGAAGCCAGAATTTCAACATACTTGACAAAATCTTTTCCCAAAGTGAGAGATGGTGGCTAGCCCCACTGCTGTGACCTAGAGGACATCAAAGTCAGCATCGGATAAGGTAGCTAGTTGCCTGACCCCTGGTCTGGGGCTAAAACTTGTTTGCCTGAGTAAGGAACATCAGTCGTAGGAtttcttcactctttttttttttttttttttttggtttatcaagacagggtttttctgtgtagcgttggctgtcctggaacttgctctgtagaccaggctggcctggaactcagaaatccgcctgcctctgcctcccgggtgctgggattaaagtcatacgCTGCCGCCACCCAACTGTATCTTGTTTTGAGATGGCCAGAAGATTGCTCTTGAGTTGTCCCTAAGTAGTACTCTAAGGCAGGCCTAGTGGCTCTCTATGGTCATGGATTCCAAGAAAAGCTGCCCTTGGAAGTTCTTGAAAGAGACATAACAAGCATCGAACAATGTTCAAGTTGTGGCTCACACAGCCATCACAGAGGCTGAGTGAGCAGTCACCCAGGGAGGAGGGTCCCAGGTCATTCCATTCCCATGGGGTAGGTGACTAGAAGGTAACAGCACCCGGGTCAGCCAGTGCCTGTGAGAAATGACCAAGAAAACATGCCTTTAGTTCTAAGTTCTTGGTTGGATGACCAAGCAAACATCAAACACAAAGATGATGAGAGTTCTAATCTCTGTCTGAGAACTGTATCCTCTGGGGCTTTAAAGCCATCTTGAGCATGCTCTCTCCTGtgacttccaagtgctaggattacagatgtgcacaatTGTGCCTGGCCTAATTTACAGTTTGAAAAATGGTTTTCTCTTGGACTGAATAGAGCTAGCCTCATATTGCTGTTGGATCCCTGCAACATGTGGGTCGGTCACCGCAGTCTCTCACACTGTCAAATAAAAGAGAACTAGCGCCTACTACATCCTACCTATGTGCTGTGTTCTCAGTACTCTTCTGTCGTCGCCTTGAGTAGGAGCTCTTAAACCACAGTTCTAGGGCTGAAGAAGATGGCTCTTGttcctacagaggacctgggtttgattcttaaCAGCCACAGAGCGGCTTATAACCAGCTACAatttcagtcccaggggatctatcCACTGTCCTCTCCTGACCTCACAGGCACCATGCATGTACATGATAATATGCATATAGCAAATGTTTCCTTAAATTTATAGTTTTAACCTCGGGCCCCAGTGGTTCAAATAAAATGGTAGCTATTCCTATTCCTGAGAATGAAACCTAATTATAAATTCCTCAGTGGCACTAGCCACATTCTCTACTTCTGTGGACAGACCATTTTCCCTGTCATGGGAGTTTGGTTCCACAGCACTGTCTTTACCTTCACCCCAATTACAATCTCTGCTTCTGGGTATGGACCATCTTCCCCACCACAAAGCTGTTACGTAGCACTGCTTGCTGTCTATCTTTACTTTACCTTCCTGTGTCCACACCTAGGAACACCTTCCAGTTGTCCAAGCAGCCATAGTTGTAAGGATTCCTAAATACCTAGAGacaagaaaaaatacatttctacAAACCTCATCTGCTTAATCTCATCTTGGAGATAAGGTTAAAGCCAAATTATGACTTTTTAGAACTTGTCTAGTCAGCCCTGATTATGGACTGTTTATTAGATGAGGATCCAATTACCCACCTGCTCACCCAGGTCCCCTCTTCCCCACTCACTCTGCCCTTGGCCTGTAACCGACGTCTCTCCTTCTTGTTGATATGCCTTTCAATGCTAGTCTCACCCCGACTGATGAGAACAGCATGCCATATGGTTAGGGCACCCAGAGCCAGTGCCACAGAACTAAGAAAGGCAAAAATTGGTAGAAATTAGAAGCTAGAAAACAGTGGGAAATCAAGCTTGTGATTATGACTAGCTCATAGCCTCTGCCTCGCTTCCCTTATCTCCTCTTCCCTTATGGCCTAGGTGAACATGTATTCTACCTCTTAAAGATCTAGTGTGGTtgaaaagatggcttagcagttaaaggcACTCAGAGGTCCTgaatccaattcccagcaaccacagggtggctcacaaccatctgtaaagagatctggtgccctcttctggcctacaggcatacatgcaagcagaacattgTACACAATAAATcaattcactttatttatttgtttgtttgtttgtttatttatttggtttttctggtcagggtttctctgtagctttggaccctgtcctggaactggctcttgtagaccaggttggcctcaaactcacaagagatccacctgcctctgcctcctgagagtgctgggattaaaggcatgcgccaccattacctagcataaattaataaatcttttttaaaagatctgttaaagtgagtttaaaaaaatgtatacagaaaggaagatgggaaaataaatacactgagaaaaatgtagagttcctTAAAATGTCCATACTTAGAAAATGgcggagggagctggagagatggctgagcagttaagagcactgcctgctcttccagaggaccctcaaactcacagatatcctacctctgcctcctgagtactgggattaaagacatgcaccaccaccacccggcacaatgcacattttaaaaaaagaagaaaatagagggcctggcatggtggtgtacacctttaattccagtactcgggaggcagatacAGGTAGATCTAAATGAGTCTTGAGGCCAGCcagtcccagaacagccagggctacatagagaaaccctgttatgataaaccaaaaaaaaaaaaaaaagttggatcATATAAGCATAAGAGGTTGGAATGGGGGTTGGCAGAAATTCATATTTCTACTCTGCAACTCCTAGCTGCACATCATAGGACAAATCCCTTTACTTCTGAGTTTTCAATTTCCCTTCTCAGTAAATAGAGTTACTTGTTTTGTGGTTaggaatcaataaaaacaatagctTAACTTACCTTGGTACATAACAAGAATGATTGTATTAATAACCTGCAATGCTAAAGAACTCTTTGACAGCCTCGGTTAGACTACGACAATGGCAGGTTACTTAGAGATGAGTCCTTCCTGTGTGTGGGCACCTACAAAGGTTTTCTATGTTTCCCTCCCTTAAAACTATCAAAACTGAGTTAAATACCTGCACAGGAACCAGAGGTAGACAAGACTCTTGTGAGTTATTCTTTCTCGAAAGGAGAAGGTAGGTGGTGGAGTCTGGTGGTaagtctataaaaaaaaaaaacagcaaagcctGGCTCCCTTGCTCTGTCAGTCTTCAGCAGCTGTCACCAGAGCCCCAAGCACCCACAGGCAGGAATTAATAAAACTAGGCAAATAAAAATGGGGATTAAAGCCACAGAGGAAATCAGACCAGCAGCCAGATGGGTGGACCAAGCCCGGTGGCACCATCACACAAACAGACAGTGGGTAGAGCAGGTCTGGACAAGATAGCAAAGCACAAAAGGGGCTGAGTTGTGGGTTGACAGCAGTAACGGGACTCCAGGGGAAGCCACTCCTATTTCTAGTCAACCACATTCCCTTCACTCTGTGGCTACATCCACTAGAGATAGATCTGTACCTCACATGGACTAACGGTAGGGGGTTGTGGAAAAGCAACAGGAGTGCTATATACAAATCAGATGTTCACAGATTCACAGAATAAGGGGAAATGATCCTGAAGCTACTCGCCCAGCATTGTATCTGTCCCCTGGAACCCCATTACACAGACTAACAGACCCCTTGCTGCTCAGGCTATCAGGAAGGCAGAGTCTAGGCTAGGCTCAGCCCAAAGAAGTGGTGATGCCATAGATTACTTAAAACTTCCATACCAGAGACTTCCAGTTTGCCCCCAGGCTACTTGGTTTACCATGACAGCTTCCTTAGAAACTTCTGGCCTGGTCTGGCAACTAGCCTGCAGGCCCTTTCACATAAATAACTCTTAAACCCCCAGGCCTGAGCAGCAGGAGGCAGTGGTGTGGAGACTGCCCACCTGGTTGGCAATTGCCTGTAGTTTGTTCTTGTCAAGCTGTTTCATTTTCTAAGGGGACGGAAAACAGTGCTGGTTATACTCTTGGGCCACTAGGACAACCCCATCATTGGGAAAAGGTTTCTCTTCTGTTCTATTGAGTTCTCTTCCTAACCATGGGCTTACCTCAATGGCAGCATAAGCCTCTCGGAAAAGGTCCCAACTTCCATAGCTACAGTAGACACAACCCAGAGTCatgaaaaagcagaaagagaagaagtagcgATGGTTATAGTGGCCCACACAGTTGTTTAGCCAGGCTGGTGAAGGAATGATTAAGGACAAGATCAAATCTATAATTTGGGGGTGTCCAAGCCCCTATAGCTCATCCTTAGTTCAAGGCATCACCCAAGCAAAGGCAAGAATAGAGGACAGTTTCCCAAGGTTAAGGTAAAAATTGTCCAAGCTTTTCAGAGCTTTCAGATTCCAAGAATCTTAACTACCTACAAATACTCAACCTAACTCAGGCTAGCCAGACATCTGCATGGAAAGACAAAACGGGACCCACAATTGTATCTGGCGCCTCCAGCCACAGAGGCCCTTTTGATTATCCACAAAAGATCTtccaggagagctggagagatggctcagcagttaagggcactgactgctcttccagaggacctggattcaattcccagcacccacatggcagctcacatctgtaactccaagatctgacaccttcacacagacatatatgtaggcaaaacaccagtgcacataaaatattaaaaaaaaagaccttccaGAAAATTCCTTTCTCCTACAAGATCATTCTAGAAGCCTATAAACATTCTGCTCCCCCACCCAAAAAGATGGTATGCCCCCAACAACGCCTCTTCTAACTTCTCATGAGTCAGTATTCTCTGGAGATTGATGCTAATTAGAAAGCCTTGAGCTTGTGCCTATGAACCCTGGGCAGTGACTGCTCTGAGGGGAAAACCGACGATCCTGGCTGGGTCTTGGGCTGAAGAGAGCAAAAGGATACGGCAGTGATGATCCATCTTCagcacacacctgtgagggaGGGACACAGGCTGTGTTACGGTGGCCAAGGATCTTGAGATGTCAGTGACAAGGCTTTCTACTAGGACCAGCATCCTGCTGAGGTGGAAAGGGCACAGACTCTGATGACAGCCAGGCCTTCCTTCAAACCCAGTTCTGTTGTTTATTGGCTAGGTGACAAGGAAACATCTTGTCACCTAGTTTGTACAAGCAGCAATAATGCCTCCCAGGATCATACTGAAGACTAGGTGTCAACAGATGGGAAGCACAGTGATAGGTACTCTGACACACAACTGATTCCAGAGCCAGGTTTGGCCCTAGGGTTCTAGCAAGAGGAACTGAAATAAGGTTTACAGCAAAGTCAAGACTCACCTATTACAGATGCTGCAGTGGTGTGTTCGGGCTGGTTTGGGGTAAATGCACTTCTTACAGATGGAGACGGTAGCAATGTCGTTCCTGCCCTGTGCAAATTGAAAAGAACATCTTAACCACTACAGGACCACAAAATTTCTGTCTCAAAAGATTCCAAGTCACTCTCCCTCCCATTAATGGAAATGGCGACCATAGCATGCAACTCTGCTCCTCCCCATGTCCCTGTGGAGTCCTACCTGGGGTGGGTATCCAGGAGGAGTGGTGATGGCCTGGTAGTAATGGAAGACAATGAGGATCAGATTCCAGTGGCTATAGAAGAAATGCCAGCAGAGTCGTGGTACTGAGTAGGTCCGAAGGATGAGGGGCAGGACACACAGATAAGCAATGGCCACAATAGATCCAGTCAGCACGATCACCAGCACCACAAACACCTGCCAACACCAATGAGGTCAAGAAGACAACATGAGAGCTATACCCATCAAGACTCAGGAACTTCCCTGGGCATGGAAGGTTGGGTTCCAAAGCTTAGTGTGAGCCTATCAGAAACACCCTCTTCCCCCAAAACTTCTCCTTCCCTGAGCTTCCTGGGCATCATCACTTACCACTCCAAACCAGCGGATTACATTGTCCACCAGCCAGTAGATAGGCTCAAAGGCAGCATCAATAGCAGTGTCACTGCCTCCAAAGGAGTTGTAGACCAGGGAGCGCAGGCAAACCTTTCCATAACGCCAGCGCTGTACCAGGCCCCGGAGCAGAGGTGGACAGCGACGCCTATaacccaggagcagaaggagacgcAGGCAGAGGCGGGCTGGGCCCAACAGCAGACTCCGCTGGCCCCGCATGGCTCCTAGGAGAAAATACTAATAAAGGGATCCAGCCTGATCCTTGTCCTATCCTACCCCATCAATGAGAAGGCCCAAAGCATCAATTTAGAGGACTTCTCAAAACTAAGGCCAAATTAGGCGATTAGGTTAGTCATCAGCTGTGGAAAGACAAAAAGGTCACTTTTCTACAGACTTTCCAACCGT of the Chionomys nivalis chromosome 8, mChiNiv1.1, whole genome shotgun sequence genome contains:
- the Zdhhc16 gene encoding palmitoyltransferase ZDHHC16 isoform X1 gives rise to the protein MRGQRSLLLGPARLCLRLLLLLGYRRRCPPLLRGLVQRWRYGKVCLRSLVYNSFGGSDTAIDAAFEPIYWLVDNVIRWFGVVFVVLVIVLTGSIVAIAYLCVLPLILRTYSVPRLCWHFFYSHWNLILIVFHYYQAITTPPGYPPQGRNDIATVSICKKCIYPKPARTHHCSICNSRMLVLVESLVTDISRSLATVTQPVSLPHRCVLKMDHHCPWLNNCVGHYNHRYFFSFCFFMTLGCVYCSYGSWDLFREAYAAIEKMKQLDKNKLQAIANQTYHQTPPPTFSFRERITHKSLVYLWFLCSSVALALGALTIWHAVLISRGETSIERHINKKERRRLQAKGRVFRNPYNYGCLDNWKVFLGVDTGRHWLTRVLLPSSHLPHGNGMTWDPPPWVTAHSASVMAV
- the Zdhhc16 gene encoding palmitoyltransferase ZDHHC16 isoform X2, producing the protein MRGQRSLLLGPARLCLRLLLLLGYRRRCPPLLRGLVQRWRYGKVCLRSLVYNSFGGSDTAIDAAFEPIYWLVDNVIRWFGVVFVVLVIVLTGSIVAIAYLCVLPLILRTYSVPRLCWHFFYSHWNLILIVFHYYQAITTPPGYPPQGRNDIATVSICKKCIYPKPARTHHCSICNSRMLVLVESLVTDISRSLATVTQPVSLPHRCVLKMDHHCPWLNNCVGHYNHRYFFSFCFFMTLGCVYCSYGSWDLFREAYAAIETYHQTPPPTFSFRERITHKSLVYLWFLCSSVALALGALTIWHAVLISRGETSIERHINKKERRRLQAKGRVFRNPYNYGCLDNWKVFLGVDTGRHWLTRVLLPSSHLPHGNGMTWDPPPWVTAHSASVMAV
- the Zdhhc16 gene encoding palmitoyltransferase ZDHHC16 isoform X4 — protein: MRGQRSLLLGPARLCLRLLLLLGYRRRCPPLLRGLVQRWRYGKVCLRSLVYNSFGGSDTAIDAAFEPIYWLVDNVIRWFGVVFVVLVIVLTGSIVAIAYLCVLPLILRTYSVPRLCWHFFYSHWNLILIVFHYYQAITTPPGYPPQGRNDIATVSICKKCIYPKPARTHHCSICNRCVLKMDHHCPWLNNCVGHYNHRYFFSFCFFMTLGCVYCSYGSWDLFREAYAAIETYHQTPPPTFSFRERITHKSLVYLWFLCSSVALALGALTIWHAVLISRGETSIERHINKKERRRLQAKGRVFRNPYNYGCLDNWKVFLGVDTGRHWLTRVLLPSSHLPHGNGMTWDPPPWVTAHSASVMAV
- the Zdhhc16 gene encoding palmitoyltransferase ZDHHC16 isoform X3, which encodes MRGQRSLLLGPARLCLRLLLLLGYRRRCPPLLRGLVQRWRYGKVCLRSLVYNSFGGSDTAIDAAFEPIYWLVDNVIRWFGVVFVVLVIVLTGSIVAIAYLCVLPLILRTYSVPRLCWHFFYSHWNLILIVFHYYQAITTPPGYPPQGRNDIATVSICKKCIYPKPARTHHCSICNRCVLKMDHHCPWLNNCVGHYNHRYFFSFCFFMTLGCVYCSYGSWDLFREAYAAIEKMKQLDKNKLQAIANQTYHQTPPPTFSFRERITHKSLVYLWFLCSSVALALGALTIWHAVLISRGETSIERHINKKERRRLQAKGRVFRNPYNYGCLDNWKVFLGVDTGRHWLTRVLLPSSHLPHGNGMTWDPPPWVTAHSASVMAV